One window of the Manihot esculenta cultivar AM560-2 chromosome 14, M.esculenta_v8, whole genome shotgun sequence genome contains the following:
- the LOC110599905 gene encoding ATP synthase subunit gamma, mitochondrial-like: MAMAALRREGRRFVAPLASPQPMTAIRSSLIAEEQTHVGARSISTQVVRNRMKSVKNIQKITKAMKMVAASKLRAIQTRAENSRGLWQPFTALLGDAPSVDVKKNVIVTISSDKGLCGGINSTSVKISKALHKLTAGPEKETKYVILGEKAKAQLIRDSKKDIELSITELQKNPLNYTQVSVLADDILKNVEYDALRIVFNKFHSVVSFLPTMSTVLSPEVVEKETESGGKLGDLDSYEIEGGETKGEILQNLAEFQFSCVLFNAVLENACSEQGARMSAMDSSSRNAGEMLDRLTLTYNRTRQASITTELIEIISGASALEG, from the exons ATGGCGATGGCTGCTTTGAGACGCGAAGGGAGGCGATTCGTTGCCCCCCTCGCTTCTCCCCAACCGATGACCGCCATCCGATCATCTCTTATTGCTGA GGAGCAGACCCATGTTGGAGCACGTTCTATTTCAACTCAAGTTG TCAGAAATCGAATGAAGAGTGTCAAAAATATTCAGAAAATTACAAAGGCTATGAAGATGGTTGCAGCCTCAAAGTTACGCGCAATTCAAACTAGAGCAGAAAATTCCCGCGGCCTATGGCAGCCATTTACTGCTCTTCTTGGCGATGCTCCTA GTGTTGATGTAAAGAAGAATGTAATTGTCACTATTTCTTCAGACAAAGGTCTATGTGGAGGAATTAACTCCACATCTGTCAAGATAAGCAAGGCGTTACACAAGTTGACTGCTG GTCCTGAGAAAGAAACAAAATATGTCATCTTGGGAGAAAAGGCAAAGGCTCAGTTGATACGTGATTCGAAAAAGGACATTGAACTATCCATCACTGAGTTGCAGAAGAATCCTCTGAATTATACTCAG GTCTCTGTTCTGGCAGATGACATTTTAAAGAATGTGGAATATGATGCTTTGAGGATTGTCTTCAACAAGTTCCATTCAGTTGTTTCTTTTCTTCCAACCATGTCAACTGTTTTATCTCCAGAG GTTGTGGAGAAAGAGACTGAATCTGGTGGAAAACTGGGAGATCTCGACTCTTATGAGATTGAAGGTGGTGAAACAAAGGGTGAAATACTTCAGAATCTTGCTGAGTTCCAATTTTCTTGT GTCCTGTTCAACGCTGTACTAGAGAATGCTTGCAGTGAACAGGGAGCAAGGATGTCTGCTATGGACAGCTCAAGCAGAAATGCTGGCGAGATGCTTGATCGTCTGACACTTACTTATAACAG AACTCGTCAAGCATCAATCACTACTGAGCTGATTGAGATTATATCGGGAGCATCTGCACTCGAGGGATAA
- the LOC110630719 gene encoding phosphoserine phosphatase, chloroplastic isoform X1 — protein sequence MEGLVHSQINPIPATCRRYRSRFVPALSLQLKNNVISGGILLMKSPHYCNSITASAQPLKASSLSHFNNTLPSKEVLELWRSADAVCFDVDSTVCLDEGIDELAEFCGAGKAVAEWTAKAMGGSVPFEEALAARLSLFKPSLSQVQDFLEKNPPKISPGIDELVKKLKAKNTNVYLISGGFRQMINPVASILGIPPENIFANQLLFGSSGEFLGFDANEPTSRSGGKATAVQQIRKVHGYKALVMIGDGATDLEARKPGGADMFICYAGVQLREAVAAKADWLVFSFTDLISSLE from the exons ATGGAAGGTTTGGTGCATTCACAAATTAACCCTATTCCTGCTACTTGTAGACGATATCGCTCTCGTTTTGTTCCAGCACTTTCCTTGCAGCTTAAAAATAACGTGATTAGCGGTGGAATTTTGCTTATGAAATCTCCTCACTATTGCAATTCAATCACTGCTTCAGCTCAACCTTTAAAAGCCTCCTCACTGAGTCACTTCAACAATACATTGCCATCCAAAG AGGTTCTTGAGCTTTGGAGAAGTGCCGATGCAGTATGCTTTGATGTGGATAGCACGGTATGTCTAGATGAGGGCATTGATGAGCTTGCAGAGTTTTGTGGAGCTGGAAAGGCTGTTGCAGAATGGACTGCTAA AGCAATGGGTGGTTCTGTTCCATTTGAGGAGGCCTTGGCAGCCAGACTATCTCTGTTCAAACCTTCCCTATCTCAGGTCCAAGATTTTCTTGAGAAGAATCCCCCAAA GATCTCTCCTGGCATAGATGAGTTGGTCAAGAAGCTGAAGGCTAAAAATACCAATGTTTATTTGATCTCAGGAGGCTTTCGTCAAATGATCAAT CCTGTTGCCTCTATACTTGGGATTCCACCTGAAAATATATTTGCCAATCAATTGCTCTTTGGAAGTTCAGGGGAATTTCTGGGGTTTGATGCAAATGAACCAACTTCAAGAAGTGGAGGAAAAGCAACTGCAGTGCAGCAAATAAGGAAG GTTCATGGATACAAGGCTCTCGTTATGATTGGGGATGGTGCAACTGATCTTGAG GCTCGAAAGCCAGGAGGTGCTGACATGTTCATTTGCTATGCGGGTGTTCAACTTCGAGAGGCAGTAGCAGCAAAAGCAGATTGGCTGGTTTTTAGTTTTACAGATCTGATAAGTTCCTTGGAATAG
- the LOC110631017 gene encoding mitochondrial substrate carrier family protein E produces MAVHSPTSNEIQPSISHSNNSSTHHQFFVWREFLWGAIAGAFGEGMMHPVDTIKTRIQSQAVLSGSQSQRSILQMVRTVWAADRVRGFYRGITPGVTGSLATGATYFGFIESSKKWIEESHPSLGGHWANFIAGAVGDTLGSFAYVPCEVMKQRMQVQGTRTSWTNAVLKDNIRVKSGQQMYGYYTGMFQAGSSILREQGPKGLYAGYWSTLARDVPFAGLMVMFYEALKDLTECGKQKWMPGSDYFINSSTEGLVLGGLAGGISAYLTTPFDVIKTRLQVQGSTVRYKGWLDAMQRIWMVEGVKGMFRGSIPRITWYIPASALTFMAVEFLRDQFNERIECNNKQEVANLSIERKGSSLREVA; encoded by the exons ATGGCGGTTCATAGTCCAACGTCAAATGAAATTCAACCCTCCATATCGCATTCAAACAATTCTTCAACTCACCATCAGTTCTTTG TATGGAGAGAGTTCCTATGGGGAGCTATTGCTGGAGCTTTTGGGGAAGGAATGATGCATCCTGTTGATACCATCAAGACACGAATTCAGAGCCAAGCTGTTCTTAGCGGAAGCCAG AGCCAAAGGAGCATACTGCAGATGGTCCGGACAGTCTGGGCTGCTGATAGAGTGAGAG GCTTTTACAGAGGTATAACTCCTGGAGTTACTGGGTCTCTTGCAACTGGAGCAACATATTTTGGTTTTATAGAGTCAAGCAAAAAGTGGATCGAAGAATCACATCCTAGCCTTGGGGGCCACTGGGCAAATTTCATTGCTGGAGCTGTTG GAGATACACTTGGTTCTTTTGCATATGTTCCATGCGAGGTAATGAAGCAACGCATGCAGGTCCAAGGCACAAGAACATCTTGGACTAATGCTGTTCTGAAAGACAATATCAGGGTGAAATCTGGTCAACAAATGTATGGCTATTACACAGGAATGTTCCAGGCTGGCAGTTCAATATTGAGGGAGCAAGGCCCAAAAGGATTATATGCTGG ATACTGGTCTACACTTGCAAGGGATGTGCCATTTGCTGGTCTTATG GTTATGTTTTATGAAGCCCTGAAAGATCTGACAGAGTGTGGGAAGCAAAAATGGATGCCTGGTTCAGATTATTTCATTAATAGTTCTACGGAGGGGCTTGTCCTGGGAGGACTGGCTGGTG GTATCAGCGCATATCTGACCACTCCCTTTGATGTCATCAAAACAAGGTTGCAAGTCCAGGGATCAACTGTAAG GTACAAAGGCTGGTTGGACGCAATGCAAAGGATTTGGATGGTTGAAGGTGTTAAAGGAATGTTTAGAGGAAGCATTCCCAGGATAACATGGTATATCCCAGCTTCTGCCCTCACTTTCATGGCTGTGGAATTTCTCAGGGACCAATTCAATGAAAGAATAGAGTGTAATAATAAGCAAGAAGTTGCCAACTTGTCAATAGAGAGAAAGGGATCATCTCTGCGAGAGGTAGCATAG
- the LOC110630976 gene encoding uncharacterized protein LOC110630976, with product MDLWVFGAAAAAGYIAKHWQCVSRDRNSLLGHGPSKCEKNETPSCPIRRLTRRRKMADNMSTHERLSDKYKIDGTSEPEGSSSGYENNGLPSSRLPLGLSTDENPREGEGGRELSGDMGNNSCRPCTGEVDTFHDSTRKTSSLRTKHIYGHVIKPLSSLESCVMAHLYKEHANMEEYVLSVFPSSSTTMRPLLVTDGNQTINGVNGHSSSAQISAEINRLHKEEDGRGVPPLPKISMLDVPNKIKSKTGNEHDKRYNNFHKAGSERHFESPNGSPDQTILFCLGVCVGIASSLLANRREVDKLKNLLKQTENLVQDLQEELEMKDSLSVKELVDENYESQGTCENSFQYRALIPDVFVQIMDSSTNNDGKESLYEEAEETSGDMSKIEAELEAELERLALNMNTSNLERRFSDLVEHDSDFVADFALGELRADILNRQTVVQPESDRDASGSSATYTGNYTVSPRELSLRLHEVIQSRLEERVKKLEMALQDTERRLQLRESECNNIPIKLSNSELIYSSGEDTEEILNSMAQPLVMNLSGEALDAYNEAYEELMKINESEEDDSPSGVYENNLQGIHPFSESMLWGQNGATNGSSTHVTCNKERPSRESHLSKLRASIERNPGIQELLYDGASEDEKSDCNVEIEKQLIQQIVEKTRRGSPIVLNAQRWLISMDENER from the exons ATggatttatgggtttttggagCAGCTGCCGCTGCTGGATACATTGCTAAACATTGGCAATGTGTTTCAAGGGATAGGAATAGTTTATTGGGGCATGGGCCTTCCAAATGTGAGAAAAATGAAACCCCCAGCTGCCCCATCCGGAGATTGACTCGGAGAAGGAAGATGGCAGATAATATGTCTACACATGAGAGATTGTCGGATAAGTACAAGATAGATGGCACTTCAGAACCAGAAGGTTCTTCTAGTGGTTATGAGAACAATGGACTTCCGTCGTCAAGGTTGCCACTTGGATTGTCGACAGATGAAAACCCGAGAGAAGGTGAGGGTGGTCGAGAGTTGAGTGGTGATATGGGTAATAATTCTTGTAGGCCTTGTACCGGTGAAGTAGATACTTTTCATGATTCTACAAGGAAAACAAGCTCTCTTAGAACCAAACATATATATGGCCATGTTATTAAACCTTTAAGTTCCCTAGAAAGTTGCGTAATGGCTCATTTGTACAAGGAACACGCTAACATGGAAGAGTATGTGCTCAGTGTCTTTCCTTCATCATCTACAACTATGAGGCCCCTGCTTGTAACTGATGGAAACCAAACTATTAACGGAGTGAATGGTCATTCTTCCAGTGCACAGATCAGTGCTGAAATTAACAGGCTGCATAAAGAAGAAGATGGGCGTGGGGTTCCACCCCTGCCAAAAATCAGCATGTTGGATGTCCCCAATAAGATTAAATCTAAGACAGGAAATGAGCATGATAAAAGATACAACAATTTCCACAAAGCAGGCAGTGAAAGACACTTTGAGTCTCCAAATG GGTCACCTGATCAGACAATTTTATTTTGTCTGGGTGTTTGTGTTGGCATAGCCTCTTCTCTCCTAGCTAATAGAAGAGAAGtagacaaattaaaaaatttgttgAAGCAGACTGAGAACTTGGTTCAAGATCTCCAAGAGGAACTTGAGATGAAAGATTCATTGTCAGTGAAAGAGTTGGTTGATGAGAACTATGAATCACAGGGTACATGTGAGAACTCATTTCAGTACAGGGCACTGATTCCAGATGTTTTTGTACAAATCATGGATAGTTCAACAAACAATGATGGTAAAGAATCACTTTATGAGGAGGCTGAGGAAACTTCAGGAGACATGAGTAAAATTGAAGCTGAGCTTGAAGCTGAACTTGAGAGATTGGCGCTAAACATGAATACATCTAATTTGGAGAGAAGATTTTCTGACCTTGTTGAG CATGACTCGGATTTTGTAGCAGACTTTGCTCTAGGTGAACTACGTGCAGACATTTTAAATAGGCAAACTGTTGTCCAACCTGAATCAGATAGAGATGCAAGTGGTTCCTCAGCAACTTACACTGGAAATTATACTGTTTCACCCCGAGAACTGAGCCTGCGTCTGCATGAAGTTATTCAATCCAGACTTGAAGAGCGTGTGAAGAAGCTTGAAATGGCACTTCAAGACACTGAGAGGAGGCTGCAACTTAGGGAATCTGAGTGTAATAATATTCCGATTAAGCTGTCAAACAGTGAACTGATATACTCATCTGGTGAAGACACtgaagaaattttaaattctatggCCCAGCCTCTAGTTATGAATTTATCAGGGGAAGCTCTTGATGCTTACAATGAAGCCTATGAAGAGCTAATGAAGATAAATGAGTCAGAAGAAGATGATTCACCATCCGGGGTTTATGAAAATAACCTCCAGGGCATACATCCATTTAGTGAAAGCATGTTGTGGGGTCAAAATGGAGCAACAAATGGTTCCTCGACTCATGTTACTTGCAACAAAGAAAGACCATCAAGAGAATCACACTTAAGTAAGTTAAGGGCATCAATAGAGCGTAATCCAGGGATTCAAGAATTGCTTTATGATGGGGCAAGTGAAGATGAAAAGAGTGATTGCAATGTTGAGATAGAGAAGCAGCTGATACAACAAATTGTGGAGAAGACAAGGAGAGGTTCTCCCATAGTGCTAAATGCACAGAGGTGGTTGATTTCCATGGATGAAAATGAACGTTAA
- the LOC110630719 gene encoding phosphoserine phosphatase, chloroplastic isoform X2, which translates to MKSPHYCNSITASAQPLKASSLSHFNNTLPSKEVLELWRSADAVCFDVDSTVCLDEGIDELAEFCGAGKAVAEWTAKAMGGSVPFEEALAARLSLFKPSLSQVQDFLEKNPPKISPGIDELVKKLKAKNTNVYLISGGFRQMINPVASILGIPPENIFANQLLFGSSGEFLGFDANEPTSRSGGKATAVQQIRKVHGYKALVMIGDGATDLEARKPGGADMFICYAGVQLREAVAAKADWLVFSFTDLISSLE; encoded by the exons ATGAAATCTCCTCACTATTGCAATTCAATCACTGCTTCAGCTCAACCTTTAAAAGCCTCCTCACTGAGTCACTTCAACAATACATTGCCATCCAAAG AGGTTCTTGAGCTTTGGAGAAGTGCCGATGCAGTATGCTTTGATGTGGATAGCACGGTATGTCTAGATGAGGGCATTGATGAGCTTGCAGAGTTTTGTGGAGCTGGAAAGGCTGTTGCAGAATGGACTGCTAA AGCAATGGGTGGTTCTGTTCCATTTGAGGAGGCCTTGGCAGCCAGACTATCTCTGTTCAAACCTTCCCTATCTCAGGTCCAAGATTTTCTTGAGAAGAATCCCCCAAA GATCTCTCCTGGCATAGATGAGTTGGTCAAGAAGCTGAAGGCTAAAAATACCAATGTTTATTTGATCTCAGGAGGCTTTCGTCAAATGATCAAT CCTGTTGCCTCTATACTTGGGATTCCACCTGAAAATATATTTGCCAATCAATTGCTCTTTGGAAGTTCAGGGGAATTTCTGGGGTTTGATGCAAATGAACCAACTTCAAGAAGTGGAGGAAAAGCAACTGCAGTGCAGCAAATAAGGAAG GTTCATGGATACAAGGCTCTCGTTATGATTGGGGATGGTGCAACTGATCTTGAG GCTCGAAAGCCAGGAGGTGCTGACATGTTCATTTGCTATGCGGGTGTTCAACTTCGAGAGGCAGTAGCAGCAAAAGCAGATTGGCTGGTTTTTAGTTTTACAGATCTGATAAGTTCCTTGGAATAG